In Vitreoscilla filiformis, the genomic stretch GTCGGGCAGCAATTCGGCACGACCATAACTCGTGACGGCCAAGGCTTTGAGGCCCTGCATGCGGCCATTGCCGGGCGTGGCCAGGGTGGTCGAGGTCATGCCCATCTGAACCTGGCCGCTGCGGATGGCCTCCAGCACCTCGGGGCCGCTGCCGAGCGCCACGTGTCGCGCTTTGAGACCGGCTTTCATGCCCAACAGCTCCATGCCCAAGTGGCCGACCGAGCCCACGCCCTGGGAGCCGTAGCGCCATTTGTCCCCAGCGATGCGGGCGGCGGCCAAAAAATCGGCCGCCGATGTGGTGCTGGGTTCCCGGGCGGCGGCCACCAACACCATGGCGTCGTCGGAGGTGAACGCCACGGGGCGCAAATCTTTGGAGGGTTCGTAGGGCAAGCTGGGGTCGATGGACTTGGCCACGGTCAGCGTGTTACTCATGACGATGCCCAGGGTGTGGCCGTCGGTCGATTGGGCCACGCGGGCAGCCGCCAGCGCACCGGATTTTCCCTCCACGATCTCGACCTTGACGGGCTGACCGATCACGCGGGACATCGGTTCAGCCAGCGTACTGGCCAGCACTTCCGACACGCTGCCTTTAGCGAAACCCACCACCACGGTGACCGGTTGCCCTGGCCAGAGTTCGGAGGCGGCATGGCCTGTCCAGGGCACACACAACCCGGCGGTACCCCAGCCCAACAGTGTTCGTCGGGAGTAAGTGCGAGAAAAAGTCATGACATTTTGTAACGATTGAAACACCCCGGCAAGGTATCTGTTTTCTCCCGTTCAGCATTGGGAGTTGTCTCTAGTTGACATTGGGCGTGAAATCGTTAGCCGTTGAGGAGAAAAGCCCTGGGTGGGCCAGTGCTCTCCTCGGTCAGTGACCAGCTCGCGTTCAGGCCAGCGCAAGGCGGCCAAGGCGGTGATGGCGGCTTCGGGGGCGAGTTGGCGGCGGCGTTCGAGGTAGCGCGCACCAGCGGAAAAATCGACGCAAAACACGTTGCGTCGCCGACCCATCCAAACCAAGGGCGACAAACCGTTGAACGGGTCGCGCTCGCGTGGCCCCAAAAGCGTGCCTGTGCGCTCGGGGTGGAGTCGGCGCCAGTAGTGGCCCACCACGACGGGGGTGATGTCGTCATAGTGCTGCCACCAGGGCTGGCGCTGGGTAAAACGCCAGCGGCCAGCGGCGAAAAAGGGCTGCTCGGTGCGACGCTCCACCCCGGAGGTCAACACCCGGATGGGGTGGGACATTTGTCGGCGTTCGTCCACCATCGCATGGGCGTGCAGCAGGGGCATGGGGTGATGGGGGTTGTCGATGTGCATGCCCCATTGCGCTTGTTCTTCCGCATGGCGATCGGCCAAACCTTCCATGACCACCCGGCGCATGGCCAGCACCTCCAACGCATCGAAGTGGCGGCGCAGGCCCAGGTGTTCCGGCATGCGCCGCAGCACCGCCACCGACGGGGCGTGCCAAGCGGCGTGAACCACGCGCAAATCGGGGCGCTCCAAAGCCAGCGGCAGACGCGAGAAAAAACTCAAAAACGCACTGCGCTCCACATCGGGCCCTTGGCCGGGCAGGGTGTTCCAGGGGTGGTAACACAGGTCGTGGGGGGCCTGTTCGTTCCAGAACCAGTCGTTGCCGTCGCGGTGTTCACCGATGAGCAAGTTCAGCTCATGGTTGCCAAGAATGGCCCAGGCTTTGCCTTGCTGAACCACGTCGCGCACCCAGCGCACCACGGCGGGCGAGTCGGGGCCCCGGTCGCACAGATCGCCGACAAACACCAAGTGGCGCCCAGCGGGGTGAACACCGTTGTCGCGATAACCCAGGTGGCGCAGCAAAGCAGCCAGCGCGTCGGCTTCGCCATGGACATCACCGACGATGTCCAGCGGGCCCGGGGGCAAAGAGGCAATCAAAGAAGAAGAAGCAGGCATGCGGCAACCACGCAGCGGGGGGCGGACAAAAAGAGGTCAAGAAACCGCACTGGGCGCCAGGGGCAGCCAGTCCAGATCCCGGGCGGGCACACCCAAGTCTTGCCACAGCTCAGGGTGACAACTGAACAGCAGCACCTGATGGCGGGTAGCGGCATCGTAGAGCACGGGTTTCATGCGTGTCAGGCGCTGAGCGTCGCTGTGGGACAGCACGTCGTCCAGCAGCAGCAGCGTGGGCCGACCTGCGTCGCGCAGCACATCGGCGTAGGCCAGGCGGGCGATGAGGGCGAGTTGTTCGCGGGCGCCAAAACTCAGGCGCTCGAAGTCATCGCGCTGGGCCACGCCGTGGGCGCTGGGGCGGCTCAGGCGGATGGGGGTGAGTTGTTCGTCCAAGTGCAGATCGGCCTCGGGCATCCACACACTCAGATAGTGGCGCAGACGGGCTTGCAGCGGTGTCTGTAGGCGCACCAAGGCGGCCTGACGCTTGTTGAGCAAACGCTGACACAGCCAATCCAGCGCTTCGGCCCGATGTTGCCATTCCGTCTGGCGTTGTTGGGCGCGTGCCAGGGTGCCGGCGATTTGCGCCCGCTCCTCCTCCAGCCCTTGGGCCCCGGCTTGTTGCAAGCTGGCTTCGAGGCGGGCCATGTCCAGGCGGCGTTGTTGGCGGGTGTGCTCCAGTTGCGCCAAGCTGCGCTCCAGGCGTTCGATGTCTTGGCGCACTCGTTCGGGCTGGGCGGCTTGCCACTGGGCTTGCAGGGTGGTGATGTCCTGGGCCAGACGGTGCAACGCTTGGGCGGTGGCGTCCAGTTGGGTGTTGACCTCGGTTTGGCGCTGCGCATGGGCGGGGTCGGTCAGTGTGGCCCATGCGGTGTCGCGCTCTTGCAAGGCGTTGGCGTGGTCGCGCTCACACCCGATGAGCTGTTCACGCGCTTGTTGCAACTGCTGCTGCGCTCGCTGCTCGGCCTGTTGGTGCTGCTGAAGCTGCGCTTCGGCCATGGACAGCTCCGGCGCTTCGTCTGCGGCTTCAGGGGCCGGGCACTGGGCCAGTTGCTGATGGGCTTGCTGCTCGCGGGCGTTGGCTTGGGCCACAGCATCCCGCAGGGCGTCCAGACCTTGCGGGGCGATCCAAGCCAGGGCTTGTTGGGCCAATTCGAGGCGTTGTTGCACCTGAGCGGCCTGGGTGTGCTGTTCTTGCGCCTGGGCCACGCTGTCCACCCCCGCTTGGTGCAGGGCGGCGGCGAGTTCGTCATGGGCGCGGCGCTCTTGGCGGGCCCAGTCTTGCCAATCGGTGTCGCCTGGTTCAAAGCGCAGCCAGCCGCCTTCGGCCAGATGCACGGTGGTGGCTTGTTCGAGGCGCAGCTCCCCTTCTCCTTGCACGGTCCGCAACGGCACGCCGGCGGTGGTTTCCAAACGCAAGCGCTGGCCGTCAGGCAGTTGGAATTGCAGCCGCGCCGCCGCTGCCTGGCGGCGCAACATACCGTCTTGCTGTGCCCGCTCCAGTTGCACCAGGCGTTGCAATTGCGTGCGATCCAGTGGCCGGGGCGGCAGTTGTGCCCGCAGCGCGTCCAAGTGCTGCTGCTCGGTTTGAGCGCGTGCCAGGGTGCCTTCCAGTTGCTGGCGCGTTTGCCAAGCCTCTTGCCACTGCTGTTGCCATTGGCGGCGTTTGTCGGCGTGGCGGGCGCGTTGCACGGCCTCGCGGGCGTTCACCAATTGGGCGGTGGCGCGTTGCAGAACACCTTGCAGGGCCTCCACCTGGGCACGGGCCGGCGCCAGACGGGCGGCGCAGGCCAGCAGCGTTTGCTCACGTTGCGTCAACGCTTCGGTTTGCTGCGTCAGCGCTTGGCGTTGCGCCTGCCAAAACACCTGCTGCTGCTGGCTGTGCTGCTGCTGCTGGCGCAGGGTGTCCAAGCGATGGGCCCATTGTTCGACCTCCGCATGGCGGGCGCGGGCGGTTTGAAGCTGCTGCGCCAAGCTTTCCCAGGGGCGCTGCTCGTTGTCCAGCGTCTCGCGGGCTTGCAGGCCGGCCAACATGTCCACCTGCTGCCGGTGTTGGGTGATTTGGCCGTCCAGCGCATCGAGTTGGGTTTGCAGGGACTGCACTTCCTCCTGTGCTTGCAGCAAAGGCCCCCGGGGGCGGCCCGTGCTGGTCAGCAGTTGAGCGCGTTGGGCTTGCAGGTCGTGCAACACCGCGTCGCCGCCCGTGGCCACCAGCGAGCCCCCCACGGCGGCCCCCAGTTGTTGCAGCGCATTGTGCAAGTGGCTGTGCGCGTGCGGGGCGGCGCCATCCAGGTCGTGGCCACAGCCCTGCTCCACCCACAGCAAACCCGGGATGCCCCAATGCTCTGGCCGACTGCCACCGCGCAGCGCAAACTGAAAACCAAACTGCTGGGCCAGCCAATCTTCGGCTTCGACGCCTTCGAGCTGCCGGCCATCGGGCAGATCGAGCAAGCAGCGTTTGCGGCTCAGAAACCGTTTGACGAGGCGATGGGGCGCACCATTCAGCGTGAAATCCAACTGGACTTCAGGCGCTGCGGCAGGCTCATCCAAGGGCCGCAAATCGTCCACCGTGGTGGAGCGGTGGCGCTCTAGGAACGCGGCGCGCAGCGCACGGGCCAGGGTGCTTTTGCCGCTTTCATTCGCGCCGGTGATGAGGTTCAGGCCAGGGTCGAGGTCGCGCAGTTCGAACGTGCCACGGAAGCGGCGCAGTTGTTCGACCCGCAGCCGGGTCAGGTGCAATTTCACGGCGTGTTCACAGGGCTGGAGGAGGGCGAAGGGTGGTGGCGCATCAAGGTTTCGGTCAGCAGGGCCAGGGCTTGCGCGGGCACGGGTGACGCTGGGGGCGTCAGGGCGGCATCGCGCAGTTCGGCCAGCAGTTCACCCACATAGCCATCGGCGTGCAGGGCGGACAGCTCATCGTCCGTGGGCGCCAAACTCAAACCGTCCAGGGTGCTTTCCAAGTGACGCACACGGGCCTGTGTCTCACCCAGGGCGGTTTGCAGCCGGGCGCGGCCTTGCAGATCCAAGCGACCGTTCAGGCGCAGATCGATCACATCATCGGCCTGTCGGTCATGCAGCCAAGCCAGCACCGCGTCCAGATCGGACGGCACGTTGAGCGTGACTTGATGTTGCCACCAGCGGTGCTGCCCCACCGGCAGGCGGTGTACTTCGGGCGGCGCGTGGTGGCTCACATCCACCCGCAACGCCCAGCCGGCTTCGTTGGCGCGAAAACGATCGGGCTCCGGGGTGCCGCTGTACCACGTGCGTTCGTTGATGCACTTGCAACCGTGCCAGTCGCCCAGCGCCAAATAAGCCAAGTTGGCGCGCTGGGCGCGGTCGGCAGCGATCGGGTTGGGCGCGTCGATGCTCTCTGGTAGAAACCCCGACACGCACCCATGTGCCAATCCCACACGCACCCAACCCGCAGGCGTGGGGGTGTGGTCGAACCAAGCCGTCAGATCGTGAACCGTGTGACGCTGGGTGAGTGGCGCAGGCAGCACCACCAACCCGGCGCTGGGCAACGCGATGGGCTCAGGCCGCAGCGCCAGATGCACATGCGCCGGCACGATGCCCAACTGTTGCGCCTGTTGCCAAACGCCTTGGGCCAGGGCGGCGTCATGGTTGCCCGGCAGCAGCACCCACGGCCCCGCAAAACCTTGGAGCGCCAGAAACAACCGCCGCAGCGTGCGCTCGGACAGGATTTGCGCATCAAACACATCTCCCGCCACCAGCACGGCATCGACTTGCTCATCCCGGGCCAGTGCGGCGAGGCGCTCAACGGCAGCCAAGCGAGCCTCCGCCAGCAAAACGGCGCTCTCAGGCGCAAAACGAGTGAAGGCACGGCCAATCTGCCAATCGGCGGTATGCAAGAAACGTGGCACCGGACAGTTCTCCCCATCGAGATTCACATGATAGGGGGATGGGCATGGCACCCCCCTAGAACAAGAGGGGCCGGCGACAAGAGGATGCCCCCTGACACTGAATGGTCAGCAATCCTGCCTATCCTCAATTCGATCAAGTCACCCTAGAGTGAGCTTGTACGCAAAAAAACCAGCCGGAGCCGCCCATGAAACTGTTTTCGCGCATTGCCAAGACCCCGCCGCCGGTGCCAACCGTCGGCCACCCCACCACCGCACGCCGCCAAACCGACGCCACAGATGTGGGCTACGAGGCCGCCTTGCCCTTTTTGAACAGCCAGTTGCCCAACCCCGTGACGGGGTCGGCAGCGTCCTCGAAGTGGGCCAACTGGCGCCGGCGCTGGTTCGCCGGCCATTCCGCCTGAGCGCTGGTCGCTCAGTGGCCGCTGTGCCCCGCTGGCTTGCGCACTTGCAGCGTGGCTGACGCCGGGGCTGTGGCCGCCCGTGGAGTGGCGGGTGCGGTGCCCGTCCACTCATAGGCGCGGGTGCCTGCTGGGGCTTCGTACCAGCCGGGATCGCGGTAGTCCCCATGCGGTTGGTTTTTTCGCACCTTCAGCACGCTGAACATCCCCCCCATGCCCACCCCGCCGAAGGGGCCTTCGCCCGTCATCATGGGCAGGGTGTTGTCGGGCAAGGGCATCTCCATTTCGGTCATGTCGTGCATGCCCTTGTCGCCCATGAGCATGTAACCCGGGATGTGCTGCTGGATGCGCCGCGCCACATCCTCCTGTTGAGCCCCCAGCAGCGTGGGCACGTTGTGGCCCATGGCGTTCATGGTGTGGTGGCTCTTGTGGCAGTGGAACGCCCAGTCACCCGGCTCATCGGCGATGAACTCGATCTGCCGCATCTGCCCCACGCCCACATCGGTGGTGACTTCCGGCCAGCGCGCCCCCATCGGAACCGGCCCGCCGTCCGTCCCCGTGACCGTGAACTCGTGGCCATGCAGGTGAATGGGGTGATTCGTCATTGTCAGGTTGCCCACGCGGATGCGCACCCGATCGCCCAGGCGCACGTTCAGGCTGTCGATGCCCGGGAACACGCGGCTGTTCCAGCCCCAGAGGTTGAAGTCCAGCATCGTCATCACTTTGGGGGTGGCGCTGCCGGGTTCGATGTCAAAGGCATTC encodes the following:
- a CDS encoding multicopper oxidase family protein; translated protein: MVSRRQLFHGAAVGAAVAATSVSRVALAALPEPVLQTKPDTLPPLYPSTGRPYQPVVTLNGWTLPWRMNQGVKEFHLVAEPVKRELAPGMVANLWGYNGQSPGPTFEVVEGDRVRIFVTNRLPEPHAVHWHGQRLPNGMDGVAGLTQPAIPVGKTYVYEFTARRPGTFMYHPHADEMVQMAMGLYGLWITHPKQPHPLISEVQRDFCFLLNAFDIEPGSATPKVMTMLDFNLWGWNSRVFPGIDSLNVRLGDRVRIRVGNLTMTNHPIHLHGHEFTVTGTDGGPVPMGARWPEVTTDVGVGQMRQIEFIADEPGDWAFHCHKSHHTMNAMGHNVPTLLGAQQEDVARRIQQHIPGYMLMGDKGMHDMTEMEMPLPDNTLPMMTGEGPFGGVGMGGMFSVLKVRKNQPHGDYRDPGWYEAPAGTRAYEWTGTAPATPRAATAPASATLQVRKPAGHSGH
- a CDS encoding AAA family ATPase, with the protein product MKLHLTRLRVEQLRRFRGTFELRDLDPGLNLITGANESGKSTLARALRAAFLERHRSTTVDDLRPLDEPAAAPEVQLDFTLNGAPHRLVKRFLSRKRCLLDLPDGRQLEGVEAEDWLAQQFGFQFALRGGSRPEHWGIPGLLWVEQGCGHDLDGAAPHAHSHLHNALQQLGAAVGGSLVATGGDAVLHDLQAQRAQLLTSTGRPRGPLLQAQEEVQSLQTQLDALDGQITQHRQQVDMLAGLQARETLDNEQRPWESLAQQLQTARARHAEVEQWAHRLDTLRQQQQHSQQQQVFWQAQRQALTQQTEALTQREQTLLACAARLAPARAQVEALQGVLQRATAQLVNAREAVQRARHADKRRQWQQQWQEAWQTRQQLEGTLARAQTEQQHLDALRAQLPPRPLDRTQLQRLVQLERAQQDGMLRRQAAAARLQFQLPDGQRLRLETTAGVPLRTVQGEGELRLEQATTVHLAEGGWLRFEPGDTDWQDWARQERRAHDELAAALHQAGVDSVAQAQEQHTQAAQVQQRLELAQQALAWIAPQGLDALRDAVAQANAREQQAHQQLAQCPAPEAADEAPELSMAEAQLQQHQQAEQRAQQQLQQAREQLIGCERDHANALQERDTAWATLTDPAHAQRQTEVNTQLDATAQALHRLAQDITTLQAQWQAAQPERVRQDIERLERSLAQLEHTRQQRRLDMARLEASLQQAGAQGLEEERAQIAGTLARAQQRQTEWQHRAEALDWLCQRLLNKRQAALVRLQTPLQARLRHYLSVWMPEADLHLDEQLTPIRLSRPSAHGVAQRDDFERLSFGAREQLALIARLAYADVLRDAGRPTLLLLDDVLSHSDAQRLTRMKPVLYDAATRHQVLLFSCHPELWQDLGVPARDLDWLPLAPSAVS
- a CDS encoding metallophosphoesterase, producing the protein MPASSSLIASLPPGPLDIVGDVHGEADALAALLRHLGYRDNGVHPAGRHLVFVGDLCDRGPDSPAVVRWVRDVVQQGKAWAILGNHELNLLIGEHRDGNDWFWNEQAPHDLCYHPWNTLPGQGPDVERSAFLSFFSRLPLALERPDLRVVHAAWHAPSVAVLRRMPEHLGLRRHFDALEVLAMRRVVMEGLADRHAEEQAQWGMHIDNPHHPMPLLHAHAMVDERRQMSHPIRVLTSGVERRTEQPFFAAGRWRFTQRQPWWQHYDDITPVVVGHYWRRLHPERTGTLLGPRERDPFNGLSPLVWMGRRRNVFCVDFSAGARYLERRRQLAPEAAITALAALRWPERELVTDRGEHWPTQGFSPQRLTISRPMSTRDNSQC
- a CDS encoding Bug family tripartite tricarboxylate transporter substrate binding protein; translation: MTFSRTYSRRTLLGWGTAGLCVPWTGHAASELWPGQPVTVVVGFAKGSVSEVLASTLAEPMSRVIGQPVKVEIVEGKSGALAAARVAQSTDGHTLGIVMSNTLTVAKSIDPSLPYEPSKDLRPVAFTSDDAMVLVAAAREPSTTSAADFLAAARIAGDKWRYGSQGVGSVGHLGMELLGMKAGLKARHVALGSGPEVLEAIRSGQVQMGMTSTTLATPGNGRMQGLKALAVTSYGRAELLPDLPSLRESGVVGFDHRIWSAMVAPRRWSEAQVSYMVAVMDRVLHDKPWVTKLRQQGVNVPRDTTPAQVNREIVRENRLLGGIVEIRQLAK
- a CDS encoding metallophosphoesterase family protein, translated to MPRFLHTADWQIGRAFTRFAPESAVLLAEARLAAVERLAALARDEQVDAVLVAGDVFDAQILSERTLRRLFLALQGFAGPWVLLPGNHDAALAQGVWQQAQQLGIVPAHVHLALRPEPIALPSAGLVVLPAPLTQRHTVHDLTAWFDHTPTPAGWVRVGLAHGCVSGFLPESIDAPNPIAADRAQRANLAYLALGDWHGCKCINERTWYSGTPEPDRFRANEAGWALRVDVSHHAPPEVHRLPVGQHRWWQHQVTLNVPSDLDAVLAWLHDRQADDVIDLRLNGRLDLQGRARLQTALGETQARVRHLESTLDGLSLAPTDDELSALHADGYVGELLAELRDAALTPPASPVPAQALALLTETLMRHHPSPSSSPVNTP